The DNA sequence CGCGAGGACCGGGAGACATTCGCCCGGCTGCGCTCCGAGGACCGCTCGGAGTTTCAGCGGGTCCGTGACGCGGACCGGTCCGAGTTCCTGCGGCTGCGCGCGGAGACGCATGCCGCGATCCGCCGGGCGGACGCGTCGATCGCGAAGCACCATCCGGAGGACACGCTGTGACTACGCCCAGTGGGGAGCAGCCGGAAGACTTCCGCGGCTACGACCAGATCTCGGGGCTGCAGGACGAGCAGGCGCCAGGCGCGTCGCTGCTCGACCCGGCCGAGCAGGCGCGGCAGAACTTCTTTGGGAACATCCTCGGCGGGTTCCTCTCGGTCGCCGCCGCGATTGGGAACATGGTCGGCGACTTCATCGCCGGAGTCGGTGACCTGTTCGAGGGCGTCCTCGATCTGATCGTGGGCACCGTCGACAACACGTACATCGCCCAGCTGCCGGTCGTGTCGAATCACACCTCGGAGCTGATCGAGGTGCGGGCAACGATCGAGCGGCTGATCCTGCAGGGCGACGCCACCGTGTACACCGGGTCCGGCACTCACCACATCTCCGATGGTGTGTCATCGGTGTACCTGATCGCCATCGGTGGTGGGGGCGGCGGCGCGGGCGGCAAGTGGAACCTGAACTACAACCTCATCTACCCCGGCGCCGGTGGTGGCGGGGGCGGCGAGATCCACGTGAGCATCCCAGTCGCTCTGGTGCCGGACCGGATCCTGAACATTGAGCTCTACACCGGCGGATACGGCGGATCCTACGACGGTAATCCGGGGGCCGGCGGCGGTGACGCTCGCGTGTCGACGACGTCGGGCGACGTCCTCGTCGCGGGCGGCGGCGACGGCGGGTTCGGCGGCGATCAGGCGCGGTACGCGCGGCCGAACTCGGGTGGGTCCGGAATGATTCGCGGCGGGCACGGCGGCCACGGAGCCTATCCGGGCGACCAGCTCGACGGCCAGGACGGCGGCGACTCGGTGATGCAGCAGGAGCTGCACGGCGGGGGCGGTGGCGGAGGCGGCGGAGGCTCCGGCAGCACTGTCGCCGGCTCCGGCGGCCAGGGCGGCATCGCCCGCGGCGGCCAGCGCGGGCAGTCGGGTGCGGATCCGGCGGGCATCACAGCGACCGGCGGTGGCGGCGGGTCAGGCAGCACCGACGTGTACGACCGCCCGGATGGCGGCTACCCGGGGGGCGGCGGTGGTGGTGGATACGCGGATGGCTCACGCGCTCGCTACGGAGGTACTGGCGCAGGTCCATGCGTGTTCGTGGTCGAGCAGATATGACGGCGCCGACTCTCGCCTATCACTCGGTGGTGGACGTGTTCACCGCGGACGGCACTTGGTACAAGCCGGTGGGTTTGGCGTACGCGATCGTCGTGCTCACCGGCGGTGGTGGCGGCGGCGGCTGGGCGACCAGCGGCATCGCGGGCATCGAGGTCGGAGGCGGCGGGGGCGGCGCCCTCAGATCGAAGCCGATCCCCGCCTCACTGCTCCCCGACGCCGTGCAGATCGTGGTCGGCGCAGGCGGGGTCTACCGGCAGTCTGACGGCGGCGATTCCTGGTTCGGCGCCGACTACCGGGCGCCGGGCGGGCAGTGCGGGGAGGACCACCCGCTGGGCGGCATGGGCGGCGTGTCTCCGCTGCGCGGCGGGCAGGGCGGCGCGGGCAGCGGCGCGTGGGGCGAGGCCGTCACGGCCCTGCCTGCGCAGCTGCTGTGCGGCGGCGGAGGAGGTGCTGGCGTGGGCGATGCGTGGGGCGGCCAGTCGGGCATGAACCTGCGGTCCGACGGGACGACCACGACGAACGCGCCGCTGCTGTGGCCGGGGGTGCACCAGGCCGGGCATGGCGGCGCGCCGCGCAGCGGGGGGGCCGGCCAGCAGTTTCCGCAGTGGCCGGCCGGGGGAGGGGGCGCCCGTCAGGACGGGGCGGCCGGGTCGGTCGCGATCATCCAGGTCGTTTCAAACATCACTGACATCACATAGGAGGCCATGGTGGTACCGACCGCGCATCTGATCGACGATGACGTGCCCGGATTCGCCGGGGAAGCGAAGAAGTACCGGCTCTCCGAGCCGATCCGCCACGTCGAGGGCGGCCGCGAGCAGGCCGAGCACGAGGTGATCGTGTTCATCTCGACCAAGTTCAACAACCCGGAGACCGTGGTGACCACGGCCCGGAGGGGTGCGTCGATCCGCCGGCTGCCCGGCTCGATCCAGGGGTTCACGAACCACGAGTACAGCCTCTTCGTGGCGGGCTACGCGCTGGGCGCACCGGACCTCGCCGCACCTGCGGAGGCCGGCGGCGCGCCGGGCACGGCCGACGGCGAGGCGGGCTGATGATCAACATCGGCATCGGGCCGGACAGCGGCATCGTCCACCTGTCCAAGGGGGCCGGGCTTTCCTGGGTCTTCCGCTGGGAGCAGGAGCAGCCCACCGACCCCACTGAGTTCCCGGCCGGGGCCACGCTCGAGCTGATCATCGGCGCGGCCACGTTCCCGTTCCTCATCGACGGCGACACCGCGACGATCAGCATCGAGCCCACCGTGACCGACGCGATCGAGAACAACACCGGCGGGATTCTGCGGTTCACCGAGTCCGGCGAGCTGCCTGAGAATCTGGGCATCCTCAAGGTCAAGCGGCACGACCCGCAAACCCGGAGGTTCTGATGGCGCGCCTGGTCGGTTACACGGATTCGGCGGCGGGCCTGTCCGGGCTGGGGTCGTCCATCACGATCAGCGGCGGCACGACCGTGCCGGTGGTCGGATCCTGGCATCGGCCCGGCGGAACGCTGGTGCCGGTCGCGGGTCGCGATGGCACGTCCATCGAGGTGCGCGGCACGGTGGACACGTGGGCGGACCTGCCTGCGGGCCTCGGCGCCGCGGACGAGGGCGCGTTGTACATCGTCCGCGCGGACGGCCTGGGCTACGTGTGGGGTGGAGACGCGTGGCCACCGGACGGGGAGGGCATCCAGATCCGCGGGCCGAAGGGCGACACGGGCCGGGGCATCACGACGGTGCAGACCGCGCCCGGCGGGTTCCTGGTCGCCTATTCGGATGCGACGTCGCAGACGGTGCCGGTGCCCGCGGTGCAGGCGGCCGAGGATGATGCGGCCGCGGCGGCGGCGAGCGCGGCCGCGGCGCATGATGCGGAAGTGGCGGCCGCGGGGTCGGCGGCCGCGGCGGATGCGGATGCGGCGCAGACCGGACTCGACCGGCAGGCCACCGGCGCCGACGCCACGGCGACCGCGGCCGACCGGACGCAGACTGGCCTCGACGCGCAGGCCACCGGCGC is a window from the Tomitella gaofuii genome containing:
- a CDS encoding DUF7264 domain-containing protein → MINIGIGPDSGIVHLSKGAGLSWVFRWEQEQPTDPTEFPAGATLELIIGAATFPFLIDGDTATISIEPTVTDAIENNTGGILRFTESGELPENLGILKVKRHDPQTRRF